In Bufo gargarizans isolate SCDJY-AF-19 chromosome 6, ASM1485885v1, whole genome shotgun sequence, a single genomic region encodes these proteins:
- the SMIM19 gene encoding small integral membrane protein 19 — protein sequence MAQGFGVMADDGAIDYSVHEAWNEATNVYLIVILVSFGLFMYARKNKRKIMRIFTVPPTVEPASQPNFYDDMKKIRLRQQLEMYYIARKHDQHSQSESVEVTME from the exons ATGGCCCAAGGATTTGGTGTAATGGCAGACGATGGGGCCATTGACTACTCTGTGCATGAAGCCTGGAATGAAGCCACCAATGTCTATTTGATAGTGATCCTTGTGAGCTTTGGTCTTTTCATGTATGCCAGAAA GAACAAAAGAAAGATCATGAGAATTTTTACTGTGCCGCCAACAGTGGAACCTGCGTCACAGCCCAATTTCTATGATGACATGAAGAAGATTCGCCTCCGCCAGCAGTTAGAAATGTATTACATTG cACGGAAACATGATCAACATAGTCAAAGTGAGAGCGTTGAAGTTACTATGGAGTGA